The following nucleotide sequence is from Myripristis murdjan chromosome 22, fMyrMur1.1, whole genome shotgun sequence.
TCTATATGTATCTCTATTGTTTTGCAGGAGGAGTATATCGGAGAGATAAAGGGTGGGCTGCGGCCTTCAATGAAACTGGTGGTTATGGGGATTGTTAATAAAAAACCCAAAAGGTTAGTGCACATACCTTTCTTTTGTAATGCAGCTCCTATGGCCTAGTTTGcatggtggagaaaaaaagcatcttATACAGCCAATATGCCACTGTACACATGACGTGGCTGCCCGTTTAAGTTCTGTGGTGATCAAGCTATCCTGGGCCACTgcacaaaattgaaaaaatacataGTGAGCAgttgttgtctgtgtttcatGGGCAAAAGCCAACCACCCAGCTTGTCcttgttttgggaaaatatctttgtaATGCCAGGGCATTGCCTAATTATAGGTTAGTCTGTGAATGCGCGTGGGAGAGCTGCAAATCCCATGAAACCCAACAAATCACAGTGGAATTTCTTCAGCAGATAACATCATTTGGCTGTTTATTCCTTTGGTCACCAATTGTTGATCCAGGAATTGGTCACAGTTTACACTACAAAGGGTAAAGAGAAACAAATTTTTAATGAGTTGCAATGGcttggaacttttttttttttttttttttttagtgaagaCTTTCTATTTTTGGCAGAACAGAAAGCTCACAGAGGGCTTTTGAGGACAAAGTGGTCGCAAAGGAACCTCTTCCTGTTCCTTTCAAACAGGCTTAGTCACAGCAATTAAGTGCAagatgtctgtttgttttacctcttctcattttctatttgttttacTGTAGCAGTTCAAAATTGTTCTAATATATGATCATAAACCTCAGAGGCTAGGTGTAATAATCAGAGGAGCTAATTTACATATGACAAAGCCCAAATCAAATCAGAACTGGGCTGCTAAAAAACAACACTATACCAATAATTCAAAAAGATCCCATGCAAAAGGGAAATTAAATGAAGTAGAGAGATGTATGGACTGCAAATGATTATATTGCATGTAAATTGTCAAACCGGACAATTACTGAAATATTACTGAAttactgaaatataaaatgcaacatgtgaagtgtttcccctgcaggaataagcaatttcattttttaaaatttcaactGCATGCCATTCTTCTGATGTGAAATGTGGAATAACTCAACCAACTAACATCAACCAAGATAGTTTGTTATTTAGCCACAAGCGTTCAAGTAGAGCAGAGATTTTCTTGCAAGAGTGTAGGTGCAAATGTCCATCAGTTGTAATAACCAGAAGATGTCACTATTGTCTTGCTAAGTGAGATGTAAAGTGAATTTCTACACTTAATCACATCATATTCATTATTATATAGAGAGTATACTGCATgttccaggtgtgtgtgggtgtgattAAGACTCTAAATAAGTAAGACAGAttgatagatggatagattgatagataatAGATCTGAATGTTTGTAAAAATATTTGTGCTCCAATATTGCATTTGTGCACAACTTTCTCTGTCCCTGAAAGCAGCATTGAGGTGACTGTAGCCAGCAAGCCGCAGGAGGAGGACACCGAGGGCGATGTGGGTCTCCAGCTGAAGGTCAGCTTCCTGGACAAGGCCGTCCACCGCAACGCCCGCCTGGCCGGAAAGTGGGGCAAATCTGAAAAtaccctctccttctttccttttgCAGCTGGAGAGGCTTTTAAGGTATGACCCTGCACGCTTCTTTTATCTGTGTGGGACGTTTTGCATTGACATTTGTAACATTTAGGTGACAAACTTATCCAAAGTGCAGCTGTAGAGTGACTTTTAACGCCACATCTCCAATAATCCAAGCAGCTAAGGAATGCAGGAGCGGTGTGTCTTCTGAGTTCTTCATCATGGGTTCTGGCCTTTTTCTCGCACCTTCAAATGATTCAAGATTGTTGGAAACGGTTTTACTGGAGAAAGATGAGTTTGTACTATTGTTTTATCAGTTATCGCTGCTGTCTCTTGGTTGCTTGAAATGTGGACGATCCAGGGGTTTAAGCTtattctgctgctgcactcCCTGTAAATCACACCGCAGTATGCTGTCAGCCGCCAATACCTGAAATTTAAAGCTTCACTACTAGGAATTTTTATTCTTTGGCAGCTCCAAATGACAGCTAGAAGccactgtttacattttttttttaactgtgcacTCCTGTATACAAAATTTATTCTTCTTTGTAGCTGGTTGAACGaggggtaacacacacacacacacacacacacacacacacacacacacacacacacaccacctgctgcTTGTCTTCTGTGGCGAAGATCCAGGAGCAAAATACCTAAAATCTGATTAATGATTCAGTCGATAAGTGACTAAAGCATCGGCTAAAATACTGTAAATCAGTATTTCAATCAgtattgtgcatgtgtgggggGGACTTTGATGTATTATGGTTAAGTGGTTCAGCCATTGTTAGTCATTGTCTTTTGGATTTAGCACTTAAAGAGtacctaaaccctaaacccagatatctgtgtgaagcctgacccctcacggtgaaaagtagggtgccaGGTAtatggtggcaggtgatgtcaccaccaaaGACTACAAGAAATGGGTTAAGTTACTCTTTAAGCTTCAGTTTGTCACCAGTGGTCCAATTTCCTGCCAGTATCTGACACTTGAATTTAATTTGGGCTACCAAGGTgaatttatgactttttaatTGGTTGGTATGGGACTCTTGCCTCTGATCTAGACCTCTTTAAGATGGGAAATTGGGTGTATTTTTGAGAagagtgcagctttaatttaggTTACAAGCTCAACAGGAATTAGAGATGGAGACGGAGCAATAACCCCCCTGCccacctgtctcactctctcagaTGGAGATCGTCTGTGAGCACCAGCAGTTTCGTATCTTGGTGGACGGGCAGCCTCTGTGTGGCTTCACCCACCGCCTCTCCCCGCTCGCCTCCCTGACCGCTCTCCGAGTCTTTGGAGATCTACAGCTCACCAAGGTGGCCTAACGTCACGCTCCCGCCTACAGACAGCAGATACAGTGAAGATGTTTGGGGACAGTTTAGGATTAGAATAGAGCAACTTCTTGTGTGAATAAATTGATCCATGGGGATGTTTTGTTTCCAGTTCCAGACGAA
It contains:
- the LOC115354768 gene encoding galectin-related protein B, with protein sequence MEEQDKKTNEEYIGEIKGGLRPSMKLVVMGIVNKKPKSIEVTVASKPQEEDTEGDVGLQLKVSFLDKAVHRNARLAGKWGKSENTLSFFPFAAGEAFKMEIVCEHQQFRILVDGQPLCGFTHRLSPLASLTALRVFGDLQLTKVA